From Epinephelus lanceolatus isolate andai-2023 chromosome 5, ASM4190304v1, whole genome shotgun sequence, the proteins below share one genomic window:
- the man2a2 gene encoding alpha-mannosidase 2x isoform X2 → MKLRKQVTVCGGAIFCVAVFSLYLMLDRVQHDPARRQNGGNFPRSQISVLQNRIEQLEQLLEENHQIISHIKDSVMELTDTGAVSPSGHLPFRSANGSWVLPFDGRPTFLAVKPQDCQPALGSHGQADVQMLDVYSILKFDNPDGGVWKQGFDITYEADEWDNEPLQVFVVPHSHNDPGWIKTFDKYFTDQTQHILNNMVVKLAEDPRRKFIWSEISFFSKWWETADVHKQEAMRKLILGGQLEIVTGGWVMTDEANVHYFAMIDQLIEGHQWLERNLGITPRSGWAVDPFGHSATMPYLLKRANLTSMLIQRVHYSIKKHFASTRSLEFMWRQAWDTGSSTDMFCHMMPFYSYDVPHTCGPDPKICCQFDFKRLPGGRINCPWKVPPKTVVEANVAERAQLLLDQYRKKSKLYRSKVLLVPLGDDFRYDKALEWDQQYINYQKLFDYMNSHPEMHVQAQFGTLTDYFNAVYKANGVAQGSRPADFPVLSGDFFAYADREDHYWTGYFTSRPFYKSLDRVIESHLRGAEILYSLAVANARHAGMEGRYPVSDYALLVDARRSVGLFQHHDAITGTAKENVVTDYGTRLLRSLIGLKRVIINAAHFLVMKNKEFYRFYQTEPFLETDDRRATQDSLPQRTLIELDPAGPRYLVLFNPIEQERLCVVTVLVNTVRVRVLTEDGQTLPVQLSAQWSSASQMSAEVFEATFMVRVPPLGLAVFHLYNSPDSPMTLRSDTLLRLSGRGATARAADPLPVRSQQSDPQTFYISSQSLTLGFSGTTGLLESIKRKDDPQEVKVQMQFMVYGTRPSKDKSGAYLFLPDGKAKPYNQKEPPVVRVVEGPLFSEVVAHYQHFQQTIRIHNVPGVDGLSIDITTMVDIRDQTNKELAMRLVTDIQSGDVFYTDLNGFQMQPRRHYLKLPLQANFYPMPSQAYIQDSHHRLTLHTAQSLGVTSLESGQLEVIMDRRLMQDDNRGLGQGLKDNKKTANRFRLLLERRSTGNKMMDSATTSFPSILSHMTNSFLNHEVLALPVLPKRRGIPPLQTFAPLKSILPCDFHLLNLRSIQGQDPNSPSPYTALLLHRLALDCGLESQNLGFNCTTTQGQLSVSGLFKNLDLQLLQPMSLTLMHSSAPLANDSTISLDPMEISAFKLKLR, encoded by the exons ATGAAGTTGAGGAAGCAGGTGACAGTGTGTGGAGGGGCCATATTCTGTGTGGCTGTGTTCTCACTGTATCTGATGTTGGATCGAGTCCAGCATGACCCTGCAAGGCGACAGAATGGCGGGAACTTTCCACGG agcCAAATCTCAGTCCTGCAGAACCGGATagagcagctggagcagctccTGGAGGAAAACCACCAAATCATCAGCCACATAAAGGACTCTGTGATGGAGCTCACAGACACAGGAGCTGTGTCTCCCAGCGGCCATCTGCCATTCAGAAGTGCCAATGGTTCCTGGGTCCTACCCTTCGACGGCCGTCCCACTTTCCTCGCTGTCAAGCCCCAAGATTGCCAACCTGCTTTAGGCAGCCACGGTCAAGCAGACGTTCAG ATGCTGGATGTGTACTCCATCCTCAAATTTGACAACCCTGATGGCGGTGtatggaaacagggctttgaTATTACATATGAGGCTGATGAGTGGGACAATGAACCGCTGCAAGTGTTCGTGGTCCCCCACTCTCACAATGATCCAG GTTGGATCAAGACTTTTGACAAGTACTTCACAGACCAGACgcaacatattttaaacaacatGGTGGTAAAGCTGGCCGAGGATCCTCGCAGGAAGTTCATCTGGTCTGAGATTTCATTCTTCTCCAAGTGGTGGGAAACCGCAGACGTACACAAGCAGGAGGCAATGCGCAA GTTGATCCTTGGAGGGCAGCTTGAGATTGTCACAGGAGGCTGGGTTATGACAGATGAAGCCAATGTTCACTACTTTGCCATGATAGATCAGCTCATCGAAGGACATCAGTGGCTGGAGAGAAATCTAG GTATAACTCCCCGCAGCGGGTGGGCGGTAGACCCTTTCGGTCACAGTGCCACCATGCCCTACTTGCTGAAGAGGGCTAACCTGACCAGCATGCTCATCCAGAGGGTCCACTACTCAATCAAAAAACACTTTGCCTCCACCCGCAGCCTGGAGTTTATGTGGAGGCAGGCCTGGG ACACGGGATCGAGCACAGACATGTTTTGCCACATGATGCCATTCTACAGTTACGACGTGCCACACACGTGTGGGCCCGACCCGAAGATATGCTGCCAGTTCGATTTCAAGAGGTTGCCAGGTGGTCGGATAAACTGTCCCTGGAAAGTGCCGCCAAAGACTGTGGTGGAAGCCAATGTAGCAGAGAG GGCACAGCTGCTCCTGGATCAATACCGTAAAAAGTCCAAACTGTACCGCAGCAAGGTGCTTCTCGTTCCCCTGGGAGATGACTTCCGCTACGACAAGGCGCTGGAATGGGATCAGCAGTATATCAACTATCAGAAGCTGTTTGACTACATGAATTCTCACCCAGAGATGCACGTACAA GCTCAGTTTGGGACTCTCACAGACTACTTCAATGCTGTATACAAAGCGAACGGAGTGGCCCAGGGATCCAGACCCGCAGACTTCCCAGTGCTTAGTGGAGATTTCTTTGCCTATGCGGACCGGGAGGACCACTACTGGACCGGTTATTTCACCTCTCGGCCATTTTACAAGAGCCTGGACCGTGTCATAGAGTCACATCTCAG GGGGGCAGAGATCCTCTACAGTCTGGCGGTTGCAAACGCTCGGCACGCGGGCATGGAAGGGCGCTACCCAGTCTCAGATTATGCCCTGCTAGTTGACGCGAGGCGCTCTGTTGGCCTCTTCCAACATCACGATGCCATCACCGGCACTGCGAAGGAGAATGTTGTCACAGACTACGGCACCAG ATTACTGCGTTCACTCATCGGCCTGAAAAGAGTAATCATCAATGCTGCTCATTTCCTGGTGATGAAAAACAAAGAGTTTTATCGCTTTTACCAGACGGAGCCCTTCCTGGAGACA GATGACAGGCGCGCTACTCAAGACTCTCTGCCTCAGCGCACTTTAATCGAGCTGGACCCAGCAGGGCCGAG ATACCTGGTTCTGTTTAACCCCATCGAGCAGGAGCGTCTGTGCGTGGTGACCGTGTTGGTCAACACAGTCAGGGTGCGGGTGCTTACTGAGGATGGACAGACCCTCCCTGTGCAGCTGAGTGCTCAGTGGAGCTCTGCCAGTCAAATGAGTGCAGAGGTATTTGAG GCAACGTTCATGGTCCGTGTGCCGCCGCTGGGCCTGGCTGTGTTCCATCTCTACAACTCGCCTGACTCGCCCATGACGCTCCGCTCTGACAccctgctgaggctgtcaggtCGGGGCGCAACTGCTCGAGCCGCGGACCCCCTTCCAGTCCGCTCTCAGCAGTCCGACCCTCAGACGTTCTACATCAGCAGCCAGTCTCTCACCCTGGGCTTCTCTGGGACCACTGGCCTGCTGGAG AGCATCAAGCGCAAGGATGATCCCCAGGAAGTGAAGGTTCAGATGCAGTTCATGGTCTACGGCACCCGTCCCTCTAAAGACAAAAGTGGAGCTTACCTCTTCCTGCCTGATGGAAAAGCAAAG CCCTACAACCAGAAAGAGCCACCTGTGGTGCGAGTTGTGGAGGGGCCTCTCTTCTCGGAAGTGGTGGCACACTACCAGCATTTTCAGCAGACCATTCGCATACACAATGTGCCAG GAGTGGATGGGTTGTCTATAGACATCACCACCATGGTGGACATCAGAGATCAGACCAATAAGGAGCTGGCAATGCGACTGGTCACAGACATCCAGAGTGGAGACGTCTTTTACACAGATCTCAATGGCTTCCAG ATGCAGCCTCGTCGCCACTACCTAAAACTTCCCCTGCAGGCCAACTTTTATCCCATGCCCAGCCAGGCGTACATCCAGGACAGCCATCACCGCCTCACGCTGCACACAGCTCAGTCCCTGGGTGTCACCAGTCTGGAGAGTG gCCAGCTTGAAGTGATTATGGACCGGCGGCTGATGCAGGATGATAACCGTGGGCTGGGTCAGGGCCTAAAAGACAACAAGAAGACGGCCAACCGCTTCAGACTGCTGCTGGAGAGGAGGTCCACGGGCAACAAG ATGATGGACAGTGCAACAACCAGCTTCCCATCCATACTCAGTCACATGACCAACTCCTTCCTGAACCACGAAGTCCTGGCGCTGCCCGTCCTGCCCAAAAGACGCGGCATCCCTCCTCTACAGACCTTCGCCCCTCTGAAGTCCATCCTCCCCTGCGACTTCCACCTGCTGAACCTGCGCAGCATCCAAGGCCAG GACCCCAACTCTCCGTCTCCATACACGGCCTTGCTTCTTCATCGTCTGGCGCTGGACTGTGGTCTGGAGAGTCAGAACCTGGGTTTCAACTGCACCACCACACAAGGACAG CTGAGCGTATCAGGACTGTTCAAGAACCTGGACCTGCAGCTGCTCCAGCCCATGTCCCTGACTCTGATGCACTCCAGTGCGCCCCTGGCCAACGACTCCACCATCAGTCTGGATCCCATGGAGATCTCCGCCTTCAAGCTCAAACTGCGCTAA
- the man2a2 gene encoding alpha-mannosidase 2x isoform X3 codes for MKLRKQVTVCGGAIFCVAVFSLYLMLDRVQHDPARRQNGGNFPRSQISVLQNRIEQLEQLLEENHQIISHIKDSVMELTDTGAVSPSGHLPFRSANGSWVLPFDGRPTFLAVKPQDCQPALGSHGQADVQMLDVYSILKFDNPDGGVWKQGFDITYEADEWDNEPLQVFVVPHSHNDPGWIKTFDKYFTDQTQHILNNMVVKLAEDPRRKFIWSEISFFSKWWETADVHKQEAMRKLILGGQLEIVTGGWVMTDEANVHYFAMIDQLIEGHQWLERNLGITPRSGWAVDPFGHSATMPYLLKRANLTSMLIQRVHYSIKKHFASTRSLEFMWRQAWDTGSSTDMFCHMMPFYSYDVPHTCGPDPKICCQFDFKRLPGGRINCPWKVPPKTVVEANVAERAQLLLDQYRKKSKLYRSKVLLVPLGDDFRYDKALEWDQQYINYQKLFDYMNSHPEMHVQAQFGTLTDYFNAVYKANGVAQGSRPADFPVLSGDFFAYADREDHYWTGYFTSRPFYKSLDRVIESHLRGAEILYSLAVANARHAGMEGRYPVSDYALLVDARRSVGLFQHHDAITGTAKENVVTDYGTRLLRSLIGLKRVIINAAHFLVMKNKEFYRFYQTEPFLETDDRRATQDSLPQRTLIELDPAGPRYLVLFNPIEQERLCVVTVLVNTVRVRVLTEDGQTLPVQLSAQWSSASQMSAEVFEATFMVRVPPLGLAVFHLYNSPDSPMTLRSDTLLRLSGRGATARAADPLPVRSQQSDPQTFYISSQSLTLGFSGTTGLLESIKRKDDPQEVKVQMQFMVYGTRPSKDKSGAYLFLPDGKAKPYNQKEPPVVRVVEGPLFSEVVAHYQHFQQTIRIHNVPGVDGLSIDITTMVDIRDQTNKELAMRLVTDIQSGDVFYTDLNGFQMQPRRHYLKLPLQANFYPMPSQAYIQDSHHRLTLHTAQSLGVTSLESGQLEVIMDRRLMQDDNRGLGQGLKDNKKTANRFRLLLERRSTGNKHDGFFAKLSSLFHSFLSKILSGGVQEMMDSATTSFPSILSHMTNSFLNHEVLALPVLPKRRGIPPLQTFAPLKSILPCDFHLLNLRSIQGQQDPNSPSPYTALLLHRLALDCGLESQNLGFNCTTTQGQLSVSGLFKNLDLQLLQPMSLTLMHSSAPLANDSTISLDPMEISAFKLKLR; via the exons ATGAAGTTGAGGAAGCAGGTGACAGTGTGTGGAGGGGCCATATTCTGTGTGGCTGTGTTCTCACTGTATCTGATGTTGGATCGAGTCCAGCATGACCCTGCAAGGCGACAGAATGGCGGGAACTTTCCACGG agcCAAATCTCAGTCCTGCAGAACCGGATagagcagctggagcagctccTGGAGGAAAACCACCAAATCATCAGCCACATAAAGGACTCTGTGATGGAGCTCACAGACACAGGAGCTGTGTCTCCCAGCGGCCATCTGCCATTCAGAAGTGCCAATGGTTCCTGGGTCCTACCCTTCGACGGCCGTCCCACTTTCCTCGCTGTCAAGCCCCAAGATTGCCAACCTGCTTTAGGCAGCCACGGTCAAGCAGACGTTCAG ATGCTGGATGTGTACTCCATCCTCAAATTTGACAACCCTGATGGCGGTGtatggaaacagggctttgaTATTACATATGAGGCTGATGAGTGGGACAATGAACCGCTGCAAGTGTTCGTGGTCCCCCACTCTCACAATGATCCAG GTTGGATCAAGACTTTTGACAAGTACTTCACAGACCAGACgcaacatattttaaacaacatGGTGGTAAAGCTGGCCGAGGATCCTCGCAGGAAGTTCATCTGGTCTGAGATTTCATTCTTCTCCAAGTGGTGGGAAACCGCAGACGTACACAAGCAGGAGGCAATGCGCAA GTTGATCCTTGGAGGGCAGCTTGAGATTGTCACAGGAGGCTGGGTTATGACAGATGAAGCCAATGTTCACTACTTTGCCATGATAGATCAGCTCATCGAAGGACATCAGTGGCTGGAGAGAAATCTAG GTATAACTCCCCGCAGCGGGTGGGCGGTAGACCCTTTCGGTCACAGTGCCACCATGCCCTACTTGCTGAAGAGGGCTAACCTGACCAGCATGCTCATCCAGAGGGTCCACTACTCAATCAAAAAACACTTTGCCTCCACCCGCAGCCTGGAGTTTATGTGGAGGCAGGCCTGGG ACACGGGATCGAGCACAGACATGTTTTGCCACATGATGCCATTCTACAGTTACGACGTGCCACACACGTGTGGGCCCGACCCGAAGATATGCTGCCAGTTCGATTTCAAGAGGTTGCCAGGTGGTCGGATAAACTGTCCCTGGAAAGTGCCGCCAAAGACTGTGGTGGAAGCCAATGTAGCAGAGAG GGCACAGCTGCTCCTGGATCAATACCGTAAAAAGTCCAAACTGTACCGCAGCAAGGTGCTTCTCGTTCCCCTGGGAGATGACTTCCGCTACGACAAGGCGCTGGAATGGGATCAGCAGTATATCAACTATCAGAAGCTGTTTGACTACATGAATTCTCACCCAGAGATGCACGTACAA GCTCAGTTTGGGACTCTCACAGACTACTTCAATGCTGTATACAAAGCGAACGGAGTGGCCCAGGGATCCAGACCCGCAGACTTCCCAGTGCTTAGTGGAGATTTCTTTGCCTATGCGGACCGGGAGGACCACTACTGGACCGGTTATTTCACCTCTCGGCCATTTTACAAGAGCCTGGACCGTGTCATAGAGTCACATCTCAG GGGGGCAGAGATCCTCTACAGTCTGGCGGTTGCAAACGCTCGGCACGCGGGCATGGAAGGGCGCTACCCAGTCTCAGATTATGCCCTGCTAGTTGACGCGAGGCGCTCTGTTGGCCTCTTCCAACATCACGATGCCATCACCGGCACTGCGAAGGAGAATGTTGTCACAGACTACGGCACCAG ATTACTGCGTTCACTCATCGGCCTGAAAAGAGTAATCATCAATGCTGCTCATTTCCTGGTGATGAAAAACAAAGAGTTTTATCGCTTTTACCAGACGGAGCCCTTCCTGGAGACA GATGACAGGCGCGCTACTCAAGACTCTCTGCCTCAGCGCACTTTAATCGAGCTGGACCCAGCAGGGCCGAG ATACCTGGTTCTGTTTAACCCCATCGAGCAGGAGCGTCTGTGCGTGGTGACCGTGTTGGTCAACACAGTCAGGGTGCGGGTGCTTACTGAGGATGGACAGACCCTCCCTGTGCAGCTGAGTGCTCAGTGGAGCTCTGCCAGTCAAATGAGTGCAGAGGTATTTGAG GCAACGTTCATGGTCCGTGTGCCGCCGCTGGGCCTGGCTGTGTTCCATCTCTACAACTCGCCTGACTCGCCCATGACGCTCCGCTCTGACAccctgctgaggctgtcaggtCGGGGCGCAACTGCTCGAGCCGCGGACCCCCTTCCAGTCCGCTCTCAGCAGTCCGACCCTCAGACGTTCTACATCAGCAGCCAGTCTCTCACCCTGGGCTTCTCTGGGACCACTGGCCTGCTGGAG AGCATCAAGCGCAAGGATGATCCCCAGGAAGTGAAGGTTCAGATGCAGTTCATGGTCTACGGCACCCGTCCCTCTAAAGACAAAAGTGGAGCTTACCTCTTCCTGCCTGATGGAAAAGCAAAG CCCTACAACCAGAAAGAGCCACCTGTGGTGCGAGTTGTGGAGGGGCCTCTCTTCTCGGAAGTGGTGGCACACTACCAGCATTTTCAGCAGACCATTCGCATACACAATGTGCCAG GAGTGGATGGGTTGTCTATAGACATCACCACCATGGTGGACATCAGAGATCAGACCAATAAGGAGCTGGCAATGCGACTGGTCACAGACATCCAGAGTGGAGACGTCTTTTACACAGATCTCAATGGCTTCCAG ATGCAGCCTCGTCGCCACTACCTAAAACTTCCCCTGCAGGCCAACTTTTATCCCATGCCCAGCCAGGCGTACATCCAGGACAGCCATCACCGCCTCACGCTGCACACAGCTCAGTCCCTGGGTGTCACCAGTCTGGAGAGTG gCCAGCTTGAAGTGATTATGGACCGGCGGCTGATGCAGGATGATAACCGTGGGCTGGGTCAGGGCCTAAAAGACAACAAGAAGACGGCCAACCGCTTCAGACTGCTGCTGGAGAGGAGGTCCACGGGCAACAAG CATGATGGCTTCTTTGCCAAACTCTCCTCCTTGTTTCATTCTTTCCTCTCCAAAATCTTGAGTGGCGGAGTTCAAGAG ATGATGGACAGTGCAACAACCAGCTTCCCATCCATACTCAGTCACATGACCAACTCCTTCCTGAACCACGAAGTCCTGGCGCTGCCCGTCCTGCCCAAAAGACGCGGCATCCCTCCTCTACAGACCTTCGCCCCTCTGAAGTCCATCCTCCCCTGCGACTTCCACCTGCTGAACCTGCGCAGCATCCAAGGCCAG CAGGACCCCAACTCTCCGTCTCCATACACGGCCTTGCTTCTTCATCGTCTGGCGCTGGACTGTGGTCTGGAGAGTCAGAACCTGGGTTTCAACTGCACCACCACACAAGGACAG CTGAGCGTATCAGGACTGTTCAAGAACCTGGACCTGCAGCTGCTCCAGCCCATGTCCCTGACTCTGATGCACTCCAGTGCGCCCCTGGCCAACGACTCCACCATCAGTCTGGATCCCATGGAGATCTCCGCCTTCAAGCTCAAACTGCGCTAA
- the man2a2 gene encoding alpha-mannosidase 2x isoform X1: MKLRKQVTVCGGAIFCVAVFSLYLMLDRVQHDPARRQNGGNFPRSQISVLQNRIEQLEQLLEENHQIISHIKDSVMELTDTGAVSPSGHLPFRSANGSWVLPFDGRPTFLAVKPQDCQPALGSHGQADVQMLDVYSILKFDNPDGGVWKQGFDITYEADEWDNEPLQVFVVPHSHNDPGWIKTFDKYFTDQTQHILNNMVVKLAEDPRRKFIWSEISFFSKWWETADVHKQEAMRKLILGGQLEIVTGGWVMTDEANVHYFAMIDQLIEGHQWLERNLGITPRSGWAVDPFGHSATMPYLLKRANLTSMLIQRVHYSIKKHFASTRSLEFMWRQAWDTGSSTDMFCHMMPFYSYDVPHTCGPDPKICCQFDFKRLPGGRINCPWKVPPKTVVEANVAERAQLLLDQYRKKSKLYRSKVLLVPLGDDFRYDKALEWDQQYINYQKLFDYMNSHPEMHVQAQFGTLTDYFNAVYKANGVAQGSRPADFPVLSGDFFAYADREDHYWTGYFTSRPFYKSLDRVIESHLRGAEILYSLAVANARHAGMEGRYPVSDYALLVDARRSVGLFQHHDAITGTAKENVVTDYGTRLLRSLIGLKRVIINAAHFLVMKNKEFYRFYQTEPFLETDDRRATQDSLPQRTLIELDPAGPRYLVLFNPIEQERLCVVTVLVNTVRVRVLTEDGQTLPVQLSAQWSSASQMSAEVFEATFMVRVPPLGLAVFHLYNSPDSPMTLRSDTLLRLSGRGATARAADPLPVRSQQSDPQTFYISSQSLTLGFSGTTGLLESIKRKDDPQEVKVQMQFMVYGTRPSKDKSGAYLFLPDGKAKPYNQKEPPVVRVVEGPLFSEVVAHYQHFQQTIRIHNVPGVDGLSIDITTMVDIRDQTNKELAMRLVTDIQSGDVFYTDLNGFQMQPRRHYLKLPLQANFYPMPSQAYIQDSHHRLTLHTAQSLGVTSLESGQLEVIMDRRLMQDDNRGLGQGLKDNKKTANRFRLLLERRSTGNKMMDSATTSFPSILSHMTNSFLNHEVLALPVLPKRRGIPPLQTFAPLKSILPCDFHLLNLRSIQGQQDPNSPSPYTALLLHRLALDCGLESQNLGFNCTTTQGQLSVSGLFKNLDLQLLQPMSLTLMHSSAPLANDSTISLDPMEISAFKLKLR, encoded by the exons ATGAAGTTGAGGAAGCAGGTGACAGTGTGTGGAGGGGCCATATTCTGTGTGGCTGTGTTCTCACTGTATCTGATGTTGGATCGAGTCCAGCATGACCCTGCAAGGCGACAGAATGGCGGGAACTTTCCACGG agcCAAATCTCAGTCCTGCAGAACCGGATagagcagctggagcagctccTGGAGGAAAACCACCAAATCATCAGCCACATAAAGGACTCTGTGATGGAGCTCACAGACACAGGAGCTGTGTCTCCCAGCGGCCATCTGCCATTCAGAAGTGCCAATGGTTCCTGGGTCCTACCCTTCGACGGCCGTCCCACTTTCCTCGCTGTCAAGCCCCAAGATTGCCAACCTGCTTTAGGCAGCCACGGTCAAGCAGACGTTCAG ATGCTGGATGTGTACTCCATCCTCAAATTTGACAACCCTGATGGCGGTGtatggaaacagggctttgaTATTACATATGAGGCTGATGAGTGGGACAATGAACCGCTGCAAGTGTTCGTGGTCCCCCACTCTCACAATGATCCAG GTTGGATCAAGACTTTTGACAAGTACTTCACAGACCAGACgcaacatattttaaacaacatGGTGGTAAAGCTGGCCGAGGATCCTCGCAGGAAGTTCATCTGGTCTGAGATTTCATTCTTCTCCAAGTGGTGGGAAACCGCAGACGTACACAAGCAGGAGGCAATGCGCAA GTTGATCCTTGGAGGGCAGCTTGAGATTGTCACAGGAGGCTGGGTTATGACAGATGAAGCCAATGTTCACTACTTTGCCATGATAGATCAGCTCATCGAAGGACATCAGTGGCTGGAGAGAAATCTAG GTATAACTCCCCGCAGCGGGTGGGCGGTAGACCCTTTCGGTCACAGTGCCACCATGCCCTACTTGCTGAAGAGGGCTAACCTGACCAGCATGCTCATCCAGAGGGTCCACTACTCAATCAAAAAACACTTTGCCTCCACCCGCAGCCTGGAGTTTATGTGGAGGCAGGCCTGGG ACACGGGATCGAGCACAGACATGTTTTGCCACATGATGCCATTCTACAGTTACGACGTGCCACACACGTGTGGGCCCGACCCGAAGATATGCTGCCAGTTCGATTTCAAGAGGTTGCCAGGTGGTCGGATAAACTGTCCCTGGAAAGTGCCGCCAAAGACTGTGGTGGAAGCCAATGTAGCAGAGAG GGCACAGCTGCTCCTGGATCAATACCGTAAAAAGTCCAAACTGTACCGCAGCAAGGTGCTTCTCGTTCCCCTGGGAGATGACTTCCGCTACGACAAGGCGCTGGAATGGGATCAGCAGTATATCAACTATCAGAAGCTGTTTGACTACATGAATTCTCACCCAGAGATGCACGTACAA GCTCAGTTTGGGACTCTCACAGACTACTTCAATGCTGTATACAAAGCGAACGGAGTGGCCCAGGGATCCAGACCCGCAGACTTCCCAGTGCTTAGTGGAGATTTCTTTGCCTATGCGGACCGGGAGGACCACTACTGGACCGGTTATTTCACCTCTCGGCCATTTTACAAGAGCCTGGACCGTGTCATAGAGTCACATCTCAG GGGGGCAGAGATCCTCTACAGTCTGGCGGTTGCAAACGCTCGGCACGCGGGCATGGAAGGGCGCTACCCAGTCTCAGATTATGCCCTGCTAGTTGACGCGAGGCGCTCTGTTGGCCTCTTCCAACATCACGATGCCATCACCGGCACTGCGAAGGAGAATGTTGTCACAGACTACGGCACCAG ATTACTGCGTTCACTCATCGGCCTGAAAAGAGTAATCATCAATGCTGCTCATTTCCTGGTGATGAAAAACAAAGAGTTTTATCGCTTTTACCAGACGGAGCCCTTCCTGGAGACA GATGACAGGCGCGCTACTCAAGACTCTCTGCCTCAGCGCACTTTAATCGAGCTGGACCCAGCAGGGCCGAG ATACCTGGTTCTGTTTAACCCCATCGAGCAGGAGCGTCTGTGCGTGGTGACCGTGTTGGTCAACACAGTCAGGGTGCGGGTGCTTACTGAGGATGGACAGACCCTCCCTGTGCAGCTGAGTGCTCAGTGGAGCTCTGCCAGTCAAATGAGTGCAGAGGTATTTGAG GCAACGTTCATGGTCCGTGTGCCGCCGCTGGGCCTGGCTGTGTTCCATCTCTACAACTCGCCTGACTCGCCCATGACGCTCCGCTCTGACAccctgctgaggctgtcaggtCGGGGCGCAACTGCTCGAGCCGCGGACCCCCTTCCAGTCCGCTCTCAGCAGTCCGACCCTCAGACGTTCTACATCAGCAGCCAGTCTCTCACCCTGGGCTTCTCTGGGACCACTGGCCTGCTGGAG AGCATCAAGCGCAAGGATGATCCCCAGGAAGTGAAGGTTCAGATGCAGTTCATGGTCTACGGCACCCGTCCCTCTAAAGACAAAAGTGGAGCTTACCTCTTCCTGCCTGATGGAAAAGCAAAG CCCTACAACCAGAAAGAGCCACCTGTGGTGCGAGTTGTGGAGGGGCCTCTCTTCTCGGAAGTGGTGGCACACTACCAGCATTTTCAGCAGACCATTCGCATACACAATGTGCCAG GAGTGGATGGGTTGTCTATAGACATCACCACCATGGTGGACATCAGAGATCAGACCAATAAGGAGCTGGCAATGCGACTGGTCACAGACATCCAGAGTGGAGACGTCTTTTACACAGATCTCAATGGCTTCCAG ATGCAGCCTCGTCGCCACTACCTAAAACTTCCCCTGCAGGCCAACTTTTATCCCATGCCCAGCCAGGCGTACATCCAGGACAGCCATCACCGCCTCACGCTGCACACAGCTCAGTCCCTGGGTGTCACCAGTCTGGAGAGTG gCCAGCTTGAAGTGATTATGGACCGGCGGCTGATGCAGGATGATAACCGTGGGCTGGGTCAGGGCCTAAAAGACAACAAGAAGACGGCCAACCGCTTCAGACTGCTGCTGGAGAGGAGGTCCACGGGCAACAAG ATGATGGACAGTGCAACAACCAGCTTCCCATCCATACTCAGTCACATGACCAACTCCTTCCTGAACCACGAAGTCCTGGCGCTGCCCGTCCTGCCCAAAAGACGCGGCATCCCTCCTCTACAGACCTTCGCCCCTCTGAAGTCCATCCTCCCCTGCGACTTCCACCTGCTGAACCTGCGCAGCATCCAAGGCCAG CAGGACCCCAACTCTCCGTCTCCATACACGGCCTTGCTTCTTCATCGTCTGGCGCTGGACTGTGGTCTGGAGAGTCAGAACCTGGGTTTCAACTGCACCACCACACAAGGACAG CTGAGCGTATCAGGACTGTTCAAGAACCTGGACCTGCAGCTGCTCCAGCCCATGTCCCTGACTCTGATGCACTCCAGTGCGCCCCTGGCCAACGACTCCACCATCAGTCTGGATCCCATGGAGATCTCCGCCTTCAAGCTCAAACTGCGCTAA